The sequence CTCTCGATTATTCCTGTCCACGAACCGAAGCAACTCCTTTCCGTATTTTTCCCATCGCGTGCTCTCGACCCAGAGTTCCCTGGGCTGTACGAGAGGCATGAGAATTTCCTGGGCACCTTTCTTGTTCATCTCTTCCCGGATGATCTGTTCCACTTTGCGAAGCGATCTCAAACCGAGGGGAAGCCAGGTGTAAATACCCGACGAAAGCCTGCGAATAAAACCGGCCCGCAGCATGAGCCTGTGGCTCACGACTTCAGCTTCTTTGGGGTCCTCTTTTACCGTCGGGATGAACATCTTGGAAAACAGCATGGCTTCTCCTTCACACGTAGTATCTGAGGGTCGGGCGTAACCGCATTCTCACGGCCTATCTATCCTTCCTGAAGATAACCTGTAACCGCCCTTCATTTCAACAGAAAACGAAGTATGACCCTTGCAATCATCGCGAGGATGGAGCACAATGTTATAAGGACTGTTTGATGAAGAAAATTATACCATGGAATAAAGTCATACCCCTCTTGGTGCTATGGGTCGCCGTCGCACTCATAGTCGCCTCGCCCGGGATAAGTGGCGATTCCAAAGAGCTACCCGGCAAAACGAGCACATACGTAGACCCCAAAAGAGCGATTCAACTAAAGGTCGGCGAAGCATTCTCCATAGTTCTCGATTCAAATCCCGCTACAGGCTACCAGTGGCAACTCACGGCCCCTCCCGATGATAAAATTGTGAGGCTCGTCAGGTCTGAATACAGGGCATCGCAGACAAATCTTGTCGGGGCCGGGGGTGAAGAAATCTGGACCTTTTCAACTGTGGGCCCGGGTCAGGTCACGCTCGCTTTCAAATATATGCGCCCCTGGGAAAAAGACAAAGAACCCGAGAGAAAAGCCCTATTCAAGGTGTACGTCTTCCCCCGCATTAAGCTGCAAGCACATTAAGGGAGATTGCTGTCGAGAGAGGGCTGCCCATGCCGCCAAAAAACGGCAAACATATGACGCGCAAGAGGACTCGGCATCACAGAAAGAAGTACATATAGCCGACTATTACAACAAGGCTTCCGGCCACGATAAGAATCATCCCAATGTTCATGACACTCCTTTATGCGCCCGCTCTGTCAGCAACGTTGCAAGGCCGTACTCCTCTGAATCTGTTTCTTTCCTCGTTAATGCCCCTTACCACAACTACTCTTATCCTCTGACATGAACGTCGCAGCCGTAAGTCTAACAGCAATGGGCGTGCCACTGTGGACTTATTTGATATCATTGGATGTTTCTAACTGAAACCGCTGACGTGTTCGACAACAATGGCGATCTTATCCCGCGCTTTCGACATTATTGACTTGAAATCTATGCGACTCGTGGAGAGGAGATTGTGGCGCCCACTCCGGTTTCCGAATTCGTCATGTCTTCGGTAGCCCGTCGTGCTATAATGAAGGCATTGTTACCCAGGTACTTGCTATGGTTCAGACGTCCTTTCTCGCCCTGCTCACGCTTAGAGGGTCAGTGACCGTCCGGCACATCTTCTTCTTCGCTGCTCTTCTTGGTCTTATCAATGCCTTCGATATGGTGGGAGGCTTCTGCTGCGTAGTCGCATCGATTTTTCTTGTTACAAGAATCCCTGCGATTCGGGCGACGATCCACGGCTCATAGAAGGTGCGGATGGTCTGCCACCGTGAGATACCGGGTGTTATTCTCGTATTCCCCGACAACTA comes from Syntrophorhabdaceae bacterium and encodes:
- a CDS encoding protease inhibitor I42 family protein, giving the protein MKKIIPWNKVIPLLVLWVAVALIVASPGISGDSKELPGKTSTYVDPKRAIQLKVGEAFSIVLDSNPATGYQWQLTAPPDDKIVRLVRSEYRASQTNLVGAGGEEIWTFSTVGPGQVTLAFKYMRPWEKDKEPERKALFKVYVFPRIKLQAH